One genomic window of Thermorudis peleae includes the following:
- a CDS encoding redox-sensing transcriptional repressor Rex, with translation MKNGAIPDVVIRRLPLYLRVLRRLAASGVRTLSSEELAAELGVTAAQIRRDLSFFGRFGKQGKGYPVAALAAEIARILHLDRTWDVALVGFGHLGQAIAHYRGFAENGFRIAAIFAKNPEHIGQVVDGIVVLPPDHITPVVRELGIRIGIIAVPADAAQEVADQLVAGGVRAILNYAPAVLRLPAGIWVREIDPTSALQSLTYYLDPAESVPTLIGAHWAENGRGIQGEDSTLPHP, from the coding sequence GTGAAGAACGGGGCTATTCCTGATGTTGTTATCCGTCGATTGCCGCTCTACTTGCGTGTCCTCCGGCGGCTTGCCGCTAGCGGTGTGCGGACACTTTCTTCGGAGGAACTTGCAGCCGAACTTGGCGTAACAGCAGCCCAAATTCGCCGTGACCTCTCCTTTTTTGGTCGCTTCGGCAAGCAAGGGAAGGGTTATCCCGTTGCTGCACTTGCTGCCGAAATCGCCCGCATTTTGCACCTTGACCGTACATGGGATGTCGCCCTTGTCGGGTTTGGCCATCTTGGCCAGGCAATCGCCCATTACCGTGGCTTTGCCGAGAATGGATTCCGCATCGCGGCCATTTTTGCTAAAAACCCCGAGCATATCGGCCAAGTCGTTGACGGCATTGTTGTCCTTCCGCCCGATCACATTACGCCAGTAGTTCGTGAGCTGGGCATCCGTATCGGCATTATTGCGGTGCCGGCTGATGCAGCGCAGGAAGTCGCGGATCAGCTCGTTGCTGGCGGCGTGCGGGCCATTCTGAACTATGCGCCAGCGGTCCTGCGCCTCCCAGCCGGCATTTGGGTGCGAGAAATTGATCCAACGAGTGCGTTGCAGAGCTTAACGTACTATCTTGATCCTGCTGAGTCTGTCCCAACGCTCATCGGTGCGCACTGGGCTGAGAACGGTCGAGGCATCCAGGGGGAAGATTCGACGCTGCCGCATCCTTAA
- the ggt gene encoding gamma-glutamyltransferase: MGSWSPAQRTGRPTTLAHTSMIATPHYLATLAGLHVLRDGGNAIDAAIAANAVLTVVYPHQCSLGGDLFCLLWEPYEQRLYALNGSGPAPRGATIDAVQAAGYATMPQRGPWSVTVPGVVGAWEALRSRFGTQTFERLLAPALHFAEHGFPVSPLLHAAIAAHQTLLAQHPPAAAQFLPGGRVPAIGDRLVQPAVAQTLRRISADGAQAFYTGAIAEAIAHTVQQAGGVLTADDLAQYRPEWVEPLRTTYRGVELVEMPPNTHGVTAMQLLHILEGYDVATLGWGTPALLHRMLEAKKLAFADRDRYLGDPAYADIPLTRLLDKAYAATLRAQIEQQHAQPMAQRVEPNGDTVYLCVVDREGRAVSLIQSIFSSFGSGLVAEGAGIVLHNRGAAFQLDPASPNALAPGKRPLHTLIPAMLLRDGQPWVVFGTMGAHAQPQIHLQLVTNIVDFGFEPQTALEAPRWVSHPEPEGEVVRLEEGFPSSVADALATLGHRVQWEPRWSSAMGHAHLIMIDRSRGLLLGASDPRAEGYALGE; this comes from the coding sequence ATGGGCAGTTGGTCGCCAGCACAGCGGACGGGACGTCCAACGACGCTTGCGCACACGAGCATGATTGCAACGCCGCATTACCTTGCAACCCTGGCCGGTCTCCACGTCCTGCGTGACGGCGGTAACGCCATTGATGCAGCGATTGCTGCGAATGCCGTTCTCACCGTCGTCTATCCCCATCAATGTTCACTCGGCGGCGACCTCTTCTGTCTGCTTTGGGAACCATACGAGCAACGCCTCTATGCCCTGAATGGTAGCGGGCCCGCACCACGCGGAGCAACGATTGACGCCGTTCAGGCAGCTGGTTATGCAACGATGCCACAACGCGGGCCATGGTCAGTCACGGTTCCCGGCGTTGTTGGCGCGTGGGAAGCGTTACGCTCGCGGTTTGGCACGCAGACATTTGAGAGGCTGCTCGCCCCCGCCCTCCACTTTGCAGAGCATGGCTTTCCCGTTTCGCCGTTGCTGCACGCCGCAATTGCGGCGCATCAGACGCTTCTGGCGCAGCATCCGCCGGCCGCAGCGCAATTTCTGCCAGGTGGGCGAGTGCCAGCTATTGGCGACCGGCTGGTGCAGCCAGCGGTCGCCCAGACATTGCGGCGAATCAGTGCCGATGGTGCCCAGGCGTTCTACACAGGGGCTATTGCTGAAGCCATTGCCCATACTGTGCAACAGGCGGGTGGTGTGCTGACGGCCGATGACCTCGCCCAATATCGACCAGAATGGGTTGAACCGCTTCGCACAACCTACCGCGGCGTTGAGCTCGTCGAGATGCCACCGAACACACACGGTGTTACGGCAATGCAACTGCTGCACATTCTCGAAGGGTATGACGTTGCGACACTTGGCTGGGGAACGCCAGCACTCCTGCACCGTATGCTCGAAGCAAAGAAGCTGGCGTTTGCTGATCGCGACCGCTATCTCGGCGACCCTGCATACGCTGATATCCCACTTACTCGCCTGCTTGATAAGGCATACGCCGCGACTCTCCGTGCCCAGATCGAGCAGCAGCATGCTCAGCCGATGGCACAGCGCGTTGAGCCAAACGGCGACACGGTTTACCTCTGCGTCGTTGACCGCGAGGGACGTGCCGTGTCGCTCATTCAGAGCATCTTCTCAAGTTTCGGCAGTGGGCTCGTTGCTGAAGGGGCAGGTATCGTTTTGCACAACCGTGGCGCAGCATTTCAGCTCGATCCAGCCTCACCAAACGCGCTTGCACCTGGGAAACGCCCACTGCATACACTGATTCCTGCAATGCTCCTTCGCGATGGGCAACCGTGGGTTGTCTTCGGCACTATGGGTGCCCACGCCCAGCCACAGATCCACCTGCAGCTCGTTACCAATATTGTGGACTTCGGGTTCGAGCCCCAGACAGCGCTTGAAGCGCCGCGTTGGGTAAGTCATCCCGAGCCTGAAGGCGAAGTTGTTAGGCTTGAGGAAGGATTCCCTTCGTCCGTTGCCGATGCACTGGCTACGCTCGGTCATCGTGTCCAGTGGGAACCGCGCTGGTCATCAGCCATGGGCCATGCGCATCTGATTATGATCGACCGATCACGCGGCCTGCTGCTTGGTGCATCTGATCCCCGCGCCGAAGGCTACGCGCTTGGGGAATGA
- a CDS encoding glycosyltransferase family 4 protein: MRVLFVTPLLPVPPDNGGAQRIFGLIQQVRQDHHVTVLSLVGPGDDVSEAERMLGRLIAVPVAWTARQPPNAARRRAQLRSLVSLHSTQRRLMAPPALQSALDSLLARESFDVMQCEFAPLGLLRTPTTIPRILDAHNIEHDLLRQIARQAPLLRQLFNMLEWRKLAREERAAWRQATHCLATSEADAATIRASVATPVSVIPNGVDLTALPFIPLSLGKPERLVFVGTLRYWPNVEGVTWLLQQVLPRVRAAIPSVEVTLVGSDPPPALQALARAASVRLTGRVPEVTPWIARAGVVVVPLRSGGGTRLKILEAFALGRPVVSTSIGAAGLDVRDGQHLLLADTPEAFADAIVRLIRDASLRSQLVAAARQLVVERYDWARIGAQYRDLLAHAVAQSTTRSN, encoded by the coding sequence ATGCGAGTCCTCTTCGTGACACCGCTGCTCCCGGTGCCACCAGACAATGGGGGCGCACAGCGTATTTTCGGCCTGATCCAGCAAGTGCGTCAGGATCATCATGTCACTGTCCTCAGCCTCGTTGGGCCAGGCGACGATGTTTCCGAAGCTGAGCGCATGCTTGGTCGGCTGATCGCCGTGCCAGTCGCGTGGACGGCGCGCCAGCCTCCGAATGCGGCGCGCCGCCGCGCTCAGCTGCGTTCCCTCGTCTCATTACACTCAACACAACGACGGCTGATGGCTCCCCCAGCGCTCCAGAGCGCACTGGATAGCCTCCTTGCTAGGGAATCGTTCGACGTTATGCAATGCGAATTTGCTCCGCTCGGACTGCTTCGCACGCCAACCACCATTCCCCGCATCCTTGATGCGCACAACATTGAGCATGACCTGTTGCGCCAGATCGCTCGGCAGGCGCCGCTTTTGCGCCAGCTGTTTAACATGCTGGAATGGCGTAAACTCGCCCGCGAGGAGCGAGCCGCCTGGCGCCAAGCGACGCATTGCCTTGCAACATCAGAGGCGGATGCTGCGACGATCCGCGCAAGCGTTGCAACACCAGTAAGCGTGATTCCCAACGGAGTTGATCTTACAGCCTTACCCTTTATCCCACTGTCACTCGGCAAGCCGGAACGGCTTGTTTTCGTTGGGACGCTGCGGTACTGGCCAAATGTTGAAGGGGTAACCTGGTTGCTTCAACAGGTGCTGCCACGCGTGCGAGCAGCCATCCCAAGCGTTGAAGTAACACTGGTCGGTTCTGATCCGCCGCCTGCACTCCAAGCGCTTGCGCGAGCAGCGAGTGTGCGGCTAACCGGCCGGGTGCCCGAGGTAACGCCCTGGATTGCCCGTGCTGGCGTCGTTGTCGTGCCGCTGCGGAGTGGGGGTGGCACTCGGCTGAAAATCTTGGAGGCCTTTGCGCTTGGTCGCCCGGTTGTTTCGACGTCGATTGGCGCTGCTGGCTTGGACGTGCGCGACGGTCAGCACCTGCTGCTTGCTGATACGCCTGAAGCGTTTGCTGACGCAATTGTCCGCCTGATTCGTGATGCCTCGTTACGCTCGCAACTCGTCGCTGCTGCCCGGCAGCTTGTGGTGGAGCGCTATGACTGGGCAAGAATCGGCGCACAATATCGCGATCTACTCGCTCATGCCGTAGCACAGTCAACGACTCGCTCGAACTAA
- a CDS encoding ribonuclease Z, whose translation MLDVCLLGTGGMMPLPGRWLSSLLVRCNGVVILCDCGEGTQISWRYTNWSFHDLGMIALTHLHADHVAGLPGILFSLAYADRREPVRIYGPRGIAALLAHFRVLVPVLPFPIEVVELDGRYEETLPNGLHFAALPVHHRVPCFAYRFTYPRRPRFLPERAQALQVPVTLWRVLQQGQPVQVGERVVYPSDVLGEPRRGVSVAFVTDTRPTPELPSFVHDVDLLICEGMYGNPADLPRAVERGHMIFTEAAQLAAQAQARQLWLTHFSPALQNPEFWLPVAQQQFAATALGVPHRTVTLRFLDEASS comes from the coding sequence ATGCTTGATGTCTGTCTGCTTGGAACCGGTGGAATGATGCCATTGCCCGGGCGTTGGCTTTCATCCTTGCTTGTCCGGTGCAACGGTGTCGTGATCCTCTGTGATTGCGGGGAAGGGACACAAATCAGCTGGCGCTATACGAACTGGAGCTTTCACGATCTTGGGATGATCGCCTTAACCCATTTGCATGCCGATCACGTCGCTGGCTTACCTGGCATCTTGTTTTCCCTCGCCTACGCAGACCGGCGTGAGCCAGTGCGCATCTATGGTCCGCGTGGGATCGCTGCCTTGCTTGCCCATTTCCGCGTGCTTGTCCCCGTGTTGCCGTTCCCGATCGAGGTCGTTGAGCTTGACGGCCGCTATGAAGAAACCTTGCCGAATGGACTGCACTTCGCGGCGTTGCCTGTGCACCATCGTGTGCCTTGCTTTGCATACCGGTTTACGTATCCACGGCGCCCTCGTTTCTTACCGGAGCGTGCTCAAGCACTCCAGGTTCCCGTCACGCTTTGGCGGGTATTGCAGCAAGGGCAGCCGGTGCAGGTTGGCGAGCGCGTTGTCTATCCCAGCGATGTCCTCGGCGAACCGCGTCGTGGCGTCTCGGTTGCCTTCGTGACTGATACCCGACCAACGCCCGAGTTGCCGTCTTTTGTCCACGACGTCGATTTACTTATCTGTGAAGGAATGTATGGTAATCCGGCCGATCTGCCGCGTGCGGTCGAGCGCGGACACATGATCTTTACTGAAGCGGCCCAGCTTGCTGCGCAAGCACAAGCCAGGCAACTGTGGCTGACGCATTTTAGCCCGGCCCTGCAGAATCCAGAGTTCTGGTTACCAGTTGCGCAGCAGCAGTTTGCGGCAACTGCCCTCGGCGTCCCGCACCGTACCGTCACCCTGCGTTTTCTTGACGAAGCATCGAGCTAG
- the aroF gene encoding 3-deoxy-7-phosphoheptulonate synthase, protein MLVRMRPQADRHAVQEVVRTLQDAGYDVLQLHRGGPSVIGVNGRPIAPDLPEQLHRLPAVEAVVQVDRPYRLAARDARPSGSTVRVGDVIFGGPEPVIIAGPCTVESREQLLRAAEAVRAAGAHLLRGGAFKPRTSPYSFQGLGEEGLRLLAEAREVTGLPIVTEVLDTEHVELVAAYADMLQIGARNMMNFALLKKVAKTGKPVLLKRGFAATVEEWLLSAEYLLAGGNDQVVLCERGVRGFDPATRFMLDLNAVPLVRQLSHLPVIVDPSHGTGRRELVEPMALAALAAGAHGLIIEAQPDPEHALVDGRQTITPETLATIVRRARALQAALQEAVAVAD, encoded by the coding sequence ATGTTAGTCCGGATGCGTCCCCAAGCGGATAGGCACGCAGTGCAGGAGGTGGTGAGGACGTTGCAAGATGCTGGATACGACGTCCTCCAGCTCCATCGTGGTGGACCGTCGGTCATTGGGGTAAATGGACGACCAATTGCGCCTGACCTGCCTGAGCAACTTCATCGGCTTCCAGCGGTCGAGGCTGTGGTGCAGGTCGATCGCCCCTATCGTCTGGCCGCGCGGGACGCTCGGCCTTCTGGCTCAACGGTTCGCGTGGGCGATGTCATCTTTGGCGGTCCAGAGCCTGTCATTATTGCTGGCCCATGCACGGTGGAGAGCCGTGAGCAGCTTCTCCGTGCAGCTGAGGCGGTTCGTGCTGCTGGTGCCCACCTCTTGCGTGGCGGCGCATTTAAGCCGCGCACCTCTCCCTATAGCTTCCAGGGGCTTGGAGAAGAAGGCCTTCGCCTCCTCGCTGAGGCACGCGAGGTGACAGGCTTGCCGATCGTCACCGAAGTCCTCGATACCGAACATGTCGAACTGGTCGCTGCTTATGCCGATATGCTACAGATCGGCGCCCGCAATATGATGAACTTTGCGCTCCTCAAGAAAGTTGCGAAGACGGGCAAGCCCGTCCTGCTCAAGCGCGGCTTTGCTGCAACGGTTGAGGAATGGCTCCTCTCCGCAGAGTATCTGCTTGCCGGTGGAAACGACCAGGTCGTCCTGTGTGAGCGCGGCGTGCGTGGCTTTGATCCAGCTACACGCTTCATGCTCGATCTCAATGCCGTCCCGCTTGTGCGCCAGCTCAGTCATCTTCCGGTCATCGTCGATCCAAGTCATGGAACCGGCCGTCGCGAACTCGTGGAGCCGATGGCTCTGGCGGCGCTTGCGGCTGGCGCTCATGGCTTGATCATCGAGGCACAACCTGATCCCGAGCATGCCCTTGTTGACGGCCGCCAGACGATTACACCCGAGACGCTAGCGACGATCGTTCGCCGAGCGCGCGCGTTGCAGGCCGCCTTACAGGAGGCAGTTGCCGTCGCCGACTAG
- a CDS encoding HpcH/HpaI aldolase/citrate lyase family protein, whose translation MKNTLSYPQRSVLSTPGSRPDMIEKALRSDADVVFLDLEDAVAPQAKAEARRHVITALLEADWRSRPRVIRINGVDTPWCYRDLVDIVEAAGSVLDVVIVPKVRSAADIVFVDTLLQQLEQAINRHEPIQLEVQIETAAGVMHCDQIAQASSRLISLIWGPGDYAASVGIPARAIGTTDDWDTHYPGHRFHYPMHRILVAARATGLRAIDGPYADFRDADGLRHSCLIARALGYDGKWCIHPAQIPIVNEAFTPTEDEVRWAQEVLDAYSASQRAGVGAVALGATMLDAASLRMAQSLLLRARAAGIVQ comes from the coding sequence GTGAAAAACACATTGTCCTATCCACAACGAAGCGTCCTTTCGACACCTGGCTCACGGCCAGACATGATCGAGAAGGCCCTTCGCAGTGACGCCGATGTCGTTTTTCTCGACCTGGAAGATGCAGTCGCGCCCCAGGCTAAAGCAGAAGCGCGACGGCACGTCATAACGGCTCTGCTTGAGGCTGATTGGCGTAGCCGACCACGGGTGATCCGGATCAATGGCGTTGATACGCCTTGGTGCTACCGTGATCTCGTTGACATTGTTGAGGCAGCTGGATCTGTGCTTGACGTCGTTATCGTGCCAAAGGTTCGGAGCGCTGCCGACATTGTGTTTGTTGATACGCTCCTTCAGCAGCTTGAGCAGGCGATCAATCGGCATGAGCCGATCCAGCTTGAGGTCCAAATCGAAACCGCAGCCGGCGTCATGCACTGCGATCAGATCGCGCAAGCGAGTTCTCGCCTGATCTCGCTTATCTGGGGGCCAGGTGACTACGCAGCCTCAGTCGGCATCCCTGCTCGGGCGATTGGAACCACAGACGACTGGGATACGCATTATCCTGGCCATCGCTTCCACTATCCGATGCATCGCATCCTCGTTGCTGCCCGAGCAACTGGCCTACGCGCGATTGACGGCCCGTATGCCGATTTCCGCGATGCTGACGGATTGCGTCACTCTTGCCTTATCGCTCGGGCACTTGGCTATGATGGCAAATGGTGTATTCACCCGGCGCAGATCCCCATCGTCAATGAGGCATTTACCCCAACGGAGGACGAGGTGCGTTGGGCCCAGGAAGTGCTCGATGCATACTCGGCTTCGCAACGAGCCGGTGTAGGAGCCGTTGCCCTCGGCGCAACGATGCTTGACGCCGCGAGCCTGCGGATGGCGCAGAGCTTGCTGCTCCGCGCTCGCGCTGCAGGCATCGTCCAGTAA
- a CDS encoding M28 family peptidase — MSEHHWQQVMREALGEVWTSDEAYRTLWTLCDEFGHRFGGSASEHAAAAYLEEAFRRLGLRVWRETFPVYSWERGECFFALAAPVERSFSAIALPYTGVADIEAPIVDAGAGEADDFARLGQAARGAMVLVDAERDILGQTSSHRTDKYRRAVEAGAVACLFTNRNPGQLHITGALYARNPGGPTPLDHTAPIPGLGLTYEAGEALRRLAVRGPLRGRIRTRNRVFRSLAHNIVAELPGAERANEIILLGAHYDGHDIAQGALDNAAGTAVLLATARALAPFAGRLPRTLRFVCFACEELGLLGSWRHAESYQTADGPRLVFMLNLDGAGRGQGGSELLTVAGDEEVARAFTGLAHHWHGAFAVRDAISAHSDHFPFFLAGYPVATLQSRDATRGMIGRGWGHTEADTVDKVTLTGLRSSAAVTVQLALWLATTEHVPGGRRSPEAIRTLLETSGLGDALSHHWGRANRADLAPGAV, encoded by the coding sequence ATGAGCGAGCACCACTGGCAACAAGTCATGCGCGAGGCTCTCGGAGAGGTCTGGACGAGCGACGAAGCCTATCGAACGCTTTGGACACTCTGCGATGAGTTTGGTCACCGCTTTGGTGGCAGTGCAAGTGAACACGCGGCAGCAGCGTATCTCGAGGAGGCGTTCCGGCGTCTTGGACTACGTGTCTGGCGTGAAACGTTCCCAGTCTATAGCTGGGAGCGCGGTGAGTGTTTCTTCGCCCTTGCAGCGCCGGTCGAACGCAGTTTCAGCGCCATCGCCTTGCCGTATACTGGTGTCGCTGACATCGAAGCGCCGATTGTTGATGCAGGCGCCGGTGAAGCCGATGACTTTGCACGGCTTGGGCAAGCAGCTCGTGGCGCAATGGTGCTTGTCGATGCCGAACGCGACATCCTGGGACAGACGTCAAGCCACCGAACGGACAAGTACCGCCGTGCTGTTGAAGCTGGGGCAGTTGCCTGCCTCTTCACGAATCGTAATCCCGGCCAGCTCCATATCACTGGCGCACTCTACGCCCGAAATCCTGGTGGCCCGACCCCGCTTGACCACACCGCACCGATTCCCGGCCTTGGCCTCACCTACGAGGCTGGTGAGGCGCTCCGCCGCCTTGCCGTTCGTGGCCCCCTCCGCGGACGCATCCGCACACGCAACCGCGTGTTTCGCTCGCTCGCGCATAACATTGTTGCGGAGTTGCCAGGCGCTGAACGTGCCAATGAGATCATTCTGCTCGGTGCCCACTACGACGGCCATGACATCGCGCAAGGCGCGCTCGATAACGCTGCTGGTACCGCTGTGTTGCTTGCCACTGCACGCGCACTTGCTCCCTTCGCTGGTCGGCTGCCACGCACGCTGCGCTTCGTCTGCTTTGCCTGTGAAGAATTGGGCTTACTCGGTTCGTGGCGACATGCCGAAAGCTACCAAACGGCCGATGGCCCCCGGCTTGTCTTTATGCTCAATCTCGATGGCGCTGGTCGTGGCCAGGGCGGATCTGAGTTGCTGACTGTTGCTGGTGATGAAGAGGTGGCTCGGGCCTTTACAGGACTAGCTCATCACTGGCACGGAGCCTTTGCGGTTCGCGATGCGATCTCAGCGCATTCTGATCATTTCCCCTTTTTCCTGGCAGGTTATCCGGTTGCAACACTCCAGAGCCGTGATGCAACACGGGGCATGATTGGGCGTGGCTGGGGACATACCGAAGCAGATACTGTCGATAAAGTGACACTGACTGGCTTGCGCTCGAGTGCGGCTGTTACTGTCCAGCTTGCGCTCTGGTTGGCCACGACGGAGCACGTGCCGGGGGGACGCCGTTCTCCTGAGGCGATTCGTACCTTGCTTGAGACATCTGGTCTTGGGGATGCTTTGTCTCATCATTGGGGGCGGGCAAACCGAGCTGATCTTGCGCCAGGCGCAGTGTAG
- a CDS encoding phosphotransferase family protein has protein sequence MVDWAQWRRLLEQTNDGATQLLSVQATDRPGLGQEWHIDVAWPATAPPRWTRFVGRSLSPHTRTMLPALEQFFHTTGIPIATLHALDIESGLALFAAPEYPGLLEILTQLKHPWERSALALTVARALAHLHALPLPQAEADEGTSYETLVGTGIASLIERARTSHAEDALLRRAADWLEAHMPPTGQLALCLGDLTPNDIRLADIDELHTFYGWERAMIFDPTWDVASLLVGTAHAPLGDAELIQFANIFLAAYAEHAPNMPNALGTFVTARLMSLLLGRPDVSVQQQTLWREQLAHALRDHFRT, from the coding sequence ATGGTCGATTGGGCGCAATGGCGCCGGTTGCTTGAGCAGACGAATGACGGCGCGACACAGTTGCTGAGCGTGCAGGCAACAGATCGTCCTGGACTCGGACAAGAGTGGCATATCGACGTCGCCTGGCCAGCGACAGCACCACCACGCTGGACGCGATTCGTTGGGCGGTCGTTATCACCCCACACCCGGACGATGCTGCCGGCACTCGAGCAGTTCTTCCACACGACCGGTATCCCAATCGCCACCCTCCATGCGCTTGACATTGAATCTGGCCTTGCACTCTTTGCCGCCCCTGAATACCCTGGCCTCCTTGAGATCTTGACGCAACTCAAGCATCCCTGGGAGCGTAGCGCGCTCGCGTTGACCGTTGCCCGCGCACTTGCCCATCTCCACGCGTTGCCCCTGCCACAGGCCGAAGCTGATGAAGGCACGTCATACGAGACTCTTGTTGGCACGGGAATCGCATCACTCATCGAGCGAGCACGCACGAGCCATGCCGAGGACGCGCTACTCCGCCGGGCAGCTGACTGGCTCGAAGCACATATGCCGCCGACTGGTCAGCTTGCGCTCTGCCTCGGCGACCTTACGCCGAACGACATTCGTCTTGCTGACATCGACGAACTGCACACATTCTATGGCTGGGAACGCGCAATGATTTTTGACCCGACCTGGGACGTTGCCAGCCTCCTTGTCGGGACAGCACACGCACCACTTGGTGATGCTGAACTGATCCAGTTCGCCAATATCTTCCTCGCAGCGTACGCTGAACATGCTCCCAACATGCCCAATGCCCTGGGCACGTTCGTGACCGCGCGACTGATGAGCCTGCTACTGGGCCGCCCTGATGTCTCAGTCCAGCAGCAGACGCTGTGGCGTGAGCAGCTTGCGCACGCGCTACGTGATCACTTTAGAACCTAG
- a CDS encoding DUF3090 domain-containing protein has translation MTGQRHEFEQLTVLEAEAIGQPGQRRFRLIAGSGNDLVLLWMEKEQLQALGLAIEQLLEQLRLAGLVRGRIPNQPAKLQGGLPPTTPEYLVGRMAIGYDEERRQIAIFAHDIEQGEDEDPIFAGRATLPAAKALAEQIAAVIAAGRPRCPRCGAVIGPEGHVCPYDNGHLPWEG, from the coding sequence ATGACGGGTCAACGACACGAGTTTGAGCAACTGACCGTGTTAGAAGCTGAGGCAATCGGGCAGCCGGGACAACGTCGCTTTCGATTGATTGCCGGTTCAGGGAATGATCTTGTCTTGCTCTGGATGGAAAAGGAGCAACTGCAAGCGCTTGGGCTGGCGATCGAGCAGTTGCTCGAGCAGTTGCGCCTGGCTGGATTAGTCCGAGGTCGCATTCCAAATCAGCCGGCTAAGCTTCAAGGTGGATTGCCACCAACAACGCCTGAATATCTTGTTGGCCGAATGGCTATTGGGTATGACGAGGAACGCCGACAAATTGCAATTTTTGCCCACGATATTGAGCAGGGAGAGGATGAAGATCCGATCTTTGCCGGCCGTGCCACGCTCCCGGCTGCGAAGGCACTCGCTGAACAGATTGCGGCGGTGATCGCTGCTGGACGCCCCCGTTGCCCACGGTGTGGGGCAGTCATTGGCCCGGAAGGGCACGTCTGTCCGTATGACAATGGCCACTTGCCTTGGGAAGGCTAG
- a CDS encoding DUF429 domain-containing protein: MTYAHQLTRFVGIDFSGARDAGRHCWICIAEATGASLHVQACWPASALPDSSIAREQALTALARWIARQGPCLIGCDFPFSLPRAALNMLDYVEFCRTFSGRFTTPAMLRAACTANGRELRRVTDQLARAPFAPGNLRLYRQTYYGIRLILAPLVLSGAACVLPFQPRHPGKPWLIEVCPAITLRQLGIRARGYKGTGGDAQEQRARIQAELTAYGIRIPQSVADKMLADRHGDALDSVVAAITAWCVRDHLTPPDAAVAAEGWIYTPPTISQRSN; encoded by the coding sequence ATGACGTACGCCCATCAACTGACCAGGTTTGTCGGCATCGATTTCAGCGGCGCTCGTGACGCGGGACGACACTGTTGGATCTGCATCGCCGAGGCAACAGGAGCTTCTCTCCACGTGCAAGCATGCTGGCCTGCCTCAGCTCTGCCCGATAGCAGCATCGCTCGCGAGCAGGCACTCACGGCATTGGCACGCTGGATTGCTCGCCAAGGGCCTTGCCTGATTGGTTGCGATTTCCCTTTCAGCCTGCCACGAGCGGCTCTGAACATGCTTGATTATGTCGAATTCTGCCGCACATTTTCCGGCCGATTCACAACACCGGCAATGCTGCGCGCTGCCTGCACAGCGAATGGGCGAGAATTACGTCGCGTTACTGACCAGCTCGCACGCGCTCCCTTTGCCCCGGGTAACCTGCGACTGTACCGGCAGACGTATTACGGTATTCGGCTGATCCTTGCGCCACTTGTCCTGAGTGGTGCAGCATGTGTTTTGCCCTTTCAGCCACGGCATCCAGGCAAGCCTTGGCTCATCGAGGTGTGCCCAGCAATCACGCTTCGCCAACTCGGCATTCGTGCGCGAGGATACAAGGGAACTGGAGGAGACGCTCAAGAACAACGCGCAAGGATCCAGGCCGAGCTCACTGCGTATGGGATACGCATTCCACAATCCGTTGCCGATAAGATGCTTGCTGACCGACATGGCGACGCGCTTGACAGCGTGGTTGCCGCAATCACGGCATGGTGCGTCCGTGACCATCTCACGCCGCCTGACGCTGCTGTCGCAGCAGAAGGCTGGATCTACACTCCACCCACTATTTCGCAGCGCAGCAACTGA